CCCACCGAAGTTTAACCTAAAGTGGGTTGGACGAAATCGAAACCGAACTCCAACGACCACGAAGCACCCCGATCCAATTCCATAACAGATCAACAGAAAGGCAAGGAGAGCCAAGGACGCGGGCTTCACATCTGAACAATTCTGTCCCCGAAAATCGAACTCCATCTGCGATGAGGACCTTCCATCAGGCAGGGCTCGACAACCTAGCGGAACAAGTGATACGCCTTAAAAGGAACACTCGACCGGATTTGTGAAAAAATATGAACTCCAAGAGGAGAACTGATGGAATGAGGGGTCGCACAAAGGTTGCGGAATGGCCTTTGATATTCCCAAACCAGattgttgccggatgtgactcaccggtccaacaaagagGCAATCTTAAgccgttgcttgatatgactcacaagaccaacggaCAAGGGCGTTTGcttggagctaaccacaccaagaaaactagaaaagttctaaacaaagaacaaagagtaaaGTTTTAAAAAGTTGAAAGAAAATGGAATGATTTTACTGATAGAACTGTTTGcatatttatactacttgaGGAATAGAAAGAGACATATGAATGTATTAAAGATAGACTTAGTAAATCGAATCTGACTAGAATTTTGAAAGACAATGTATTAAACTCTTAAATTCCAGGTCTGGTCAAAGATGACTCTTCGGCTAACGTCCAGGTTCGTCTGAACCAAGTGGTTCcttcgcggtaaggagcaggacggGCGTGGTGCGTTCCGGACGGTCAGCCGGGTAAGGCTCATGCGCCAACTTGGTTCCAGCACGACCCAAGTCCTTGGACAGTTGTAGAATCCGTGCCTTAGAGAAATTTTGATCATAAAAGTTCAAGAACTGATCATACTGGCCGGCTGATCCATCAGTACGCTCATCGGGACACTTGGCTCGGATCAGACGGACCAAAAGGGAAAGACTATGGTCTGTCTCGATTTCCACTCGACCCAAGTGAGTTCTGgctcgaccatcagtcttgGCTTGGCGAGTTGGTCGGGAAGGACGGGCTCCGGTACAGTCGGTTTGGTCATCTGGACGTGGTTCTAGCCTTAGTTCCTTTCCGGCTGCatgcgggtcgatccggtacacggctcggtGTGTCTGTCTGGAACGGTCGTCTGCCTGAACCTCTGTTGGAATGATCTGATCGTCCTGAACTCCATCCTGGCCtggttccatgtactgatccatgtactgaggcgcatcattccctccctcttgaaaaggatttgtccacaaATCTGGATCATCTGCAAGAAAAGGAGATAAATCAGAAACATTAAAGCTTGAGGAAATGTCAAACTTACCTTGCAAGTCAAGCTGATAAGCATTGTCATGGATTTTCTTAAGAATCTGAAAAGGACCATCGACCCTTGGCATGAGTTTGGACTTTCTTTCTTCCGGGAATCGTTCCTTCCTAAGATGaacccaaacaagatcaccCTCCTCAAAAATgaccttctttttcttcttgtttgccTTCCTTGTGTACACCTCGGTCTTGGCTTCAATGTTTGCACGAACTGTCTCATGAAACTTCTTGATTGTATCAGCTTTCCTCTTGCCAtctgtactaactctttcactcaaaggcaaaggcaaaagatcaagtggagataaGGGATTGAAACCATAAACAACCTTAAAAGGAGAGAATTTAGTAGAAGAATGCAATGAATGATTGTAAGCGAATTCAACATGAggcaaacattcttcccaaAGTCTAAGATTTTTCTTAACCAATGACCTAAGCAATGCAGACAAGGTCCGGTTCACAacttcagtttgtccatcagtttgaGGATGACAAGTGGTGGAAAACATCAATCTAGTTCCTGGCTTAGACCATAACGTTTTCCAGAAATaactaaggaacttagcatcacgatcagaAAAAATAGTCTTAGGCATTCCGTGCAATCTAACAATTTCCCTAAAGAATAGATCAGCAACTTGCACAGCATCATCAGTCTTATGAAAAGGTATGAAATGagccattttagagaatctatcgACCACAACAAAGATAGAGTCTCGACCAGATTTAGACCTAGGCAATCcaagcacaaagtccatagatatgtctacccaaggatgagaaggaatgGGAAGAGCAGAATACAAACCttggtttttggatttaaaCTTGGCTTTCTTGCAAACCACACATCGGCCACAGATCCGTTCCACATCCTTCATCAAGCTTGGCCAATAGAAGTGCTCATTCACCACCTTGTGCGTTTTCTTgactccaaagtgtcccataaggcctcctccatgagcttccctgagaaacaactccctcaaagaacattggggcacacacaaacggttatcaaagaataaAAATCCAGAAGCTTGATAGTACTTTCCATAGGCCGTTTTGGAACACTTTATGAACACTTCTTTGAAATCCAAATCAGTTGCATACAGATTTTTGATAAATTCGAAACCAAGCAACTTTGTTTCAAGAGCTGAAAGAAGAACATACCTCCTGGACAAGGCATCAGCCACCACATtgtccttaccttgtttgtatttgatcacataaggaaagGTCTCAATGAACTCGACCCAACGGGCATGtctcttgttcagcttctgCTGGCCCTTAAGGTGTTTCAAGGAATGATGATCCGTGTGGATCACAAACTCTTTTGGCCAAAGATAATGCTGCCATGTCTGAAGAGCCCTCACCAAAGCATACAACTCCTGGTCATAAGTGGGGTAGTTGAGCGTGGCTCCTCCaagtttctcactgaagtaagcaatgGGTTTCCTATCCTGCATGAGAACAGCACCAATACCAATACCcgaagcatcacattcgatcTCAAAAGTCTTAGAGAAATCAGGGAGTGTAAGCAAAGGAGCATGAGTTAACTTCCCTTTTAGAATCTGGAATGCCTCTTCTTGGGCTTGTTCCCACTTGAACCCcacgttcttcttgatcacctcagtaAGCGGAGCGGCTATGGTACTGAAATCCTGGACGAACCGTCTGTAGAAGCCggctaggccatggaaacttcTTACTTCGCCCACGGTCGTTGGACTCGGCCAATCTCGGATGGCTTTGATCTTTTCCTCATCTACTCTaagtccatcagcacctacaACAAAGCCTAAGAACACCACGTGATCTGTTCCAAAAGAGCATTTTTCAAGATTTGCAAAAAGTTTTTCTTTCCGTAGAACATCAAGAACAGatttcaagtgtattttatgaTCATCAAGATTCTTGCTGTATATgagaatatcatcaaagtaaacaacCACGAAATGACCAATGAAAGACCTCAAGATATGATTCATCAAACGCATAAAAGtgctaggtgcattagtaagaccaaatggcatgacaagccactcatacaatCCTAGTTTCgttttaaatgcagttttccactcatcaccttctttcattcTAATTTGGTGATAGCCACTTTTTAAATCAATCTTAGAGAAAACTGATGAACCATGCAACTCATCTAGCATGTCATCAAGCCTAGGAATGGGATGCCTATACTTTACCGTAATGTTGTTGATGGCACgacagtccacacacatgcgccaagaTCCGTCCTTTTTGGGCACTAGGAGGACAGGCACGGCACAAGGGCTAAGGCTCTCCCTGATGTGTCCTTTCTCCAGAAGATCACTAATCTGCTTCTGAAGTTCCTTGGTCTCAACTGGGTTGGTTCGATAGGCTAGCCGGTTCGGTAGAGAGGCTCCCGGGACAAAATCGATCTGATGTTCTATGCCTCGAACTGGTGGCAATCCCTTAGGATTCTCAACTGGAAAAACATCAGAAAAGTCCTGCAAAATATCTAGCAACTCACTCGgaatctccggtgcaaggtCAGAAGAAGGTGAAGCCATAATAGATTCATtatacacaagtaaaagaaatggCTTTTGGGATTAAAGAGACCTCTTAACCTGACTTTGTTTTATGAAGAAGTTGGAGTTTCGTTGAGATTACTTAGGCTCATCCGGCTTAGGCTCCTGGTCACGGTTCTTCTTGAGTTGGACCTGATCTTGGTGAACCTCTAATGGAGACAAGGGCACCAGCGTGATATTCTTTCCTTTGTGGTCAAAGGAGTGTCAGTTTGTGAAGCCATCATGCACGGCTCTCTTATCAAACTGCCATGGACGGCCTAGAAGGATGTGACAAGCGTCCATAGGAAGAACGTTGCAAATaacctcatcctcatatcgTCCAATGGTAAGAGGGATCGTGACTTGTTCCTTGGCATACTGTTCACCGGTTTCATTGAGCCattccaacctgaaaggacATGAAAGAGGTCGAGTAGCTAGCCCTAGCTTCCTGACAAGAGTATCACTAGCAACATTAGTACAACTCCCACCATCAATGATCAAAGAACAAACTTTTTCAGAGATTAAACAACGagaatgaaagagattctccctttgttctttttcattggttttgggCTGAACACTCAAGGAACGTCTAGTGACCAGTAGTGGTCCGTGAGCTGGATAGTCAAAGCAATCCTTCTCATCAAAGATCGGCTCAGAATCAATGTCGAAGACCGGGCCAAGGTCATCGTCCGTGTGGCCGTTCGCATGACCGTCCGTCTCATCGAAGATGGGATCGTTCCAAGCCTTCCTCGCAACAAGCAATTGTCCATGATGTGGGTAGTCAAAGGACTCctcttcctcatcaaagataggaccaAGATCCTCCTTGTTCTCTTGCTCGTCCTCGGACTCAACCTCTCCATTCTCCATGAGAATCATTAATCTTTGGTTCGGACATTTGTTGGCATAGTGTCCTAGGCCTTGACACTTGAAGCATCTGATGTCTCTTGCACGGCTAGGATTCTCAATAGTTTTTCCTTTGTCAAGACGAGCAGGAGCATCAGTCTTTAAATCTGTATTTGTTGTGGCAGATGACTTACCTTTGTCTTGATAACTTGGCTTAGGATTAAAAGATGGTTTAGGAGCAAAGACCGGCTTTGAGTAGCTCTTTCTTTTGACCTGTTGTTCGATTAGGATGGCTTTGTGCAACATTTGCTCCACGGTTCAATACTCTTGAAGCTCCATGCGATCTTGGATGTCTCGGTTAAGGCCAGAAAGGAACCTAGCCATAGTGGCGTCCATGGGCTCGTCTACATCGGCCTTGATCATCAAAGTTTCCATCTCCTGGTGGTAGTCTTCCACGGACTTAATGCCTTGAAGTAAGCGTCGGAGTTTCTGGTGGAGGTCTCGGTGATAATGAGCATGAACAAATCGTCTCCTCATCAGCATAAAAAACTCATCCCATGTCTCAATCGGTCTCTCACCTGTTCTCCTCATGTGGGTCACAACTTGATCATACCaattaatagcatagccagaaAATTCAGTAACAGCTAGTCTAACTTTCTTAAGTTCAGAAAAGTTTTGACAATCAAAGACatgttcaatttttctttcccattcaagaaaaaCATCAGGATCATTTTTACCCTCAAAAGGTGGGATTTTTAGTTTCAATCCACTTAAGCTATCATTAGCACGTTCATTTCTAGCAAAAGGATTGGCATCACCTGGTTCCTGGTTTCTGTGACccctcctaggtcggtttatgGATCGGTCCTCGTCCTCATGAGAGTCCTCCTCTCGGATCTCATCATCAGACCGGTTTGGCCTCCTTGGGCGATCTCTTCTGGCTCTGGTTCGAGGACGCGGCTGTTGACTGTTCTGGATCTCATCTAGCCTTAGATGGATCTGCTCAAGACCTGCATTCATAAGATTAGTAAAAGAATCATTCAAGGCTCGCATCAGCAAGTTAGATAAACCGGCCACTGAGTTTCCAGGTCGGCTCCTTTCGTCTTCACTTCCCATGGTTCCTGAAACTTCTTAAACACAAAACTTTAGATAAAAATTCCTcactctctcaagtgtttgatctcacccacacacgtgtttctctcagatttttgTTGATCACTCACAAGCCTTATACTCAAGTTTCTAAGAGATCTAATCAAGGAATTCCAAGGGACAAACTTCAagcaaacaagaaaatatttttttttgtaaagagagaaagataagagatttagcTTTtggaatccgttttaaccacctcaaaggcaggatttctcctcagccagcaggctttctctaccaccaccaatccacaaatcgaacttgaaacttttttttataaatcgtagatctttttttttttttaaatggatggtaatgaggggctcggattcaagatagatagaagaagaatttttttttttataaagaaaatggtAGATGTGAAAGATGAAATGAAAAGAgataccggaagagtggctctgataccactttgatACGCCTTAAAAGGATCACTCGACCGGATTTGTGAAAAGATATGAACTCCAAGAGGAGAACTGATGGAATGAGCGGTCGCACAAAGGTTACGGAATGGCCTTTGATATTCCCGAACCAGattgttgccggatgtgactcaccggtccaacaaagagGCAATCTTGAgccgttgcttgatatgactcacaagaccaacggaCAAGGGCGTTTGcttggagctaaccacaccaagaaaactagaaaagttctaaacaaagaacaaagagtaaaGACTCAAAAAGTTGAAAGAAAATGGAATGATTTTATTGATAGAAGTGTTTGcatatttatactacttgaGGAATAGAAAGAGACATATGAATGTATTAAAGATAGACCTAGTAAATTGAATCTGACTAGAATTTTGAAAGACAATGTATTAAACTCTTAAATTCCAGATCAGGTCAAAGATGACTCTTCGGCTAACGTCCAGCTTCGTCTGAACCAAGTGGTTCcttcgcggtaaggagcaggacggGCGTGGCGCGTTCCGGACGGTCAGCCGGGTAAGGCTCATGCGCGAACTTGGTTCCAGCACGACCCAAGTCCTTGGACAGTTGTAGAATACGTGCCTTAGAGAAATTTTGATCATCAAAGTTCAAGAACTGATCATACTGGCCGGCTGATCAGTACGCTCGTCGGGACACTCGGCTCGGATCAGACGGACCAAAAGGGAAAGACTATGGTCTGTCTCGATTTCCACTCGACCCAAGTGAGTTTTGgctcgaccatcagtcttgGCTTGGCGAGTTAGTCGGGAAGGACGGGCTCCGGTACGGTCGGTTTGGTCATCTGGACGTGGTTCTAGCCTTAGTTCCTTTCCGGCTGCatgcgggtcgatccggtacacggctcggtGTGTCTGTCTGGAACGGTCGTCTGCCTGAACCTCGGTTGGAATGATCTGATCGTCCTGAACTCCATCCTGGCCtggttccatgtactgatccatgtACTGAGTTGCATCAACAAACCCGAAGACACGATCCCCGCGATCCCATCAATGTGGATCCTCAAAGGGAAGATTTGGGGACCCCAAGCGAAAACGGAACCTTccaaaactatattaaaaagaACGACGCCGAGCTCAAAAGAATACACGTGATCGTGCACATGGCAATGAGCTCCGCCCCGGACATCGATATGGTCATTGAAGAAACAAGAAGGACCGCGTTCACAAACAGAATCGCCTGCCTAAGACTACATCACGTGGGAAAATTAAAATTCCCCGAGTACGCCGGAAACACAGACCCAAAAGCCCATGTGCGAGCCTTCCGCCTAGCGATATCGAGAGCACACCTCACTGACGACGAGAAAGAAGCTGGATACTGCCGTTTCTTCGCCGAAAATCTCACTGGAGCCGCGCTAGAATGGTTCGCCGGACTAGAACAAAATTCTATTGACAACTTCACCCAGTTGGTGTCAACATTACTGAAACAATGCTCAGTCTTCATAGAGACCAAAGTTACCGAGGCAGACCTTTGGAATCTCAAACAAGCACCTTTCAAACCTTTAAGAGCATACATAAACAAGTTCCGAGAAATCAAAGCCAAGATTTCGCACCCAAACGAGATCGTCGCCCTAGCAGCATTGAAGAATGGAGTTTGGTTCTCATTCAAATTCAGGGAAGAACTGGCAGTTCGAACACCTGTATCACTGGACGATGCCTTACACAGAGCCTCGTACTTCGCCAACCACGAAGAGGAGGTCGCAGCATTAAAGGAACAATACAGTGCGAACAAGAACAACGCAATCAAAAAGCCGGCGACCCCCAAAGAACCAACCACCAAGGGACAATACTCCTACTCAATAAATAACTCGCCGCAGAAATCGTCGATGTACGACCTCAGCAAATACTGCACTTTCCACGACTGCAAGGGCCACTCAGCCGAAGAATGCCGAGATGCACCTAGCAATTAAAacgaaaataagaaaactaacGAAGGAGTCGAAACTATCAGAGGAAGCCAAAAGAACTCTAGGACATGCTACCTCCCAAGCTTTAAGGACATCGAACAACAACCTTAATCACAACCAAAGCTAACGAACAGACGTACCTACGTACACGAACAAACGAACAACCGACCCTATCTTCAGGGAAATAATCGAACTACGTTATGACTTGATCCCTCGaagagggtacgtaggcaactcacGACACGAATTCAGTCTCCTCCCACCAACAGAACTCAAAGTAGACACACCGCAACACCCGAGGAACAGCAGCTCGATAATACCAAAAATTGTTTTCCTTCACTAATTTGTAACGAAACAGCATCCAATATCTTAACAAATACAATCCCTG
The DNA window shown above is from Brassica napus cultivar Da-Ae unplaced genomic scaffold, Da-Ae ScsIHWf_1061;HRSCAF=1500, whole genome shotgun sequence and carries:
- the LOC125595429 gene encoding uncharacterized protein LOC125595429, with product MAMSSAPDIDMVIEETRRTAFTNRIACLRLHHVGKLKFPEYAGNTDPKAHVRAFRLAISRAHLTDDEKEAGYCRFFAENLTGAALEWFAGLEQNSIDNFTQLVSTLLKQCSVFIETKVTEADLWNLKQAPFKPLRAYINKFREIKAKISHPNEIVALAALKNGVWFSFKFREELAVRTPVSLDDALHRASYFANHEEEVAALKEQYSANKNNAIKKPATPKEPTTKGQYSYSINNSPQKSSMYDLSKYCTFHDCKGHSAEECRDAPSN